In one Leptidea sinapis chromosome 25, ilLepSina1.1, whole genome shotgun sequence genomic region, the following are encoded:
- the LOC126972077 gene encoding venom carboxylesterase-6-like produces the protein MRRIILLFCFAAYAFAQELSVNTTHGMVVGKRATDGDYYTFYGIRYGGSTSGANRFKAPTPAPTYTGVYQADDSSVFCAQPTARGLVGVEDCLVLNVFTRNASISRPVVVWLESEEYTTSRQELFTFKKLIDEELVVVSIHYRLSIFGFLCLGVPAAPGNAGLKDIIQGLKWINVNIAGFGGDPRNVVLLGHGSGAAIAELISLSPLGHDLVHKVIAISGSALAPWAVAYEPVQYAERFSEKLSYSGKSKENLAKSIANTDLNVLVPSLKDFTFFNNTPLFAPCIESSDISEDERVLPDAPINLLRSGNYSQIPYISVFVDMEGTLRAEQAAFNNWIDTMQANFSDFLPVDLNLESDQNKSAVVQSIREFYFAQQPVNMEGFLNFEGDTLVVVSMIRGVTERAKTSTAPVRLLEFAYRGTHNSDWPYTQIRLDGVKHGGLLNYLFDFDLRPADVAVQTAILRRFSEFAKNGNPNPTNYVNSGITWNPYTDSSPLSLRISGGDVITVGKSFQEEERLNIHQQRMNFWNKLYSQYYHPPQSASSAVKILSVSLTVVFCLLFVKLL, from the exons ATGCGGAGAATTATCTTGTTATTTTGCTTTGCAGCGTATGCGTTTGCGCAGGAATTATCAGTAAACACTACGCATGGTATGGTTGTTGGTAAACGTGCAACCGATGGGGACTACTACACATTTTATGGGATAAGATATGGAGGATCAACTTCTGGAGCGAACCGATTTAAG GCACCTACACCCGCTCCTACGTATACAGGAGTCTACCAGGCTGACGATAGTAGTGTTTTCTGCGCTCAACCGACAGCAAGAGGTCTCGTAGGAGTAGAAGACTGTTTAGTACTCAATGTATTTACTAGAAATGCATCGATAAGTAGACCTGTCGTCGTTTGGCTGGAAAGCGAAGAATATACAACATCACGGCAAGAACTCTTCACATTTAAAAAACTGATTGATGAAGAACTCGTTGTAGTGTCCATTCACTATCGCCTTTCAATCTTTGGATTTCTATGTCTTGGAGTACCTGCAGCACCAGGTAATGCTGGCCTTAAAGATATCATTCAAGGATTGAAGTGGATAAATGTTAATATAGCTGGTTTTGGTGGCGACCCTAGAAATGTTGTTTTACTTGGTCATGGATCGGGAGCTGCTATAGCAGAGTTAATATCATTGTCTCCTTTAGGACATGACTTGGTTCATAAAGTAATAGCAATAAGTGGCTCAGCCTTAGCTCCATGGGCAGTCGCGTACGAACCCGTGCAATACGCCGAAAGATTTAGTGAAAAATTAAGTTACTCTGGCAAGTCAAAAGAAAATCTGGCAAAATCCATTGCAAATACAGATTTAAATGTCCTTGTACCATCTCTTAAGGACTTTACGTTTTTCAATAACACCCCCCTCTTTGCTCCTTGTATTGAGAGCTCGGATATTAGTGAAGATGAAAGAGTGTTGCCAGACGCACCTATTAACTTACTGCGTAGTGGAAACTATAGTCAAATTCCTTATATTTCTGTATTTGTTGACATGGAAGGGACATTAAGGGCTGAGCAGGCTGCTTTTAACAATTGGATTGACACAATGCAAGCAAACTTTAGTGACTTTCTCCCGGTAGACCTAAACCTAGAATCAGATCAAAATAAGTCAGCTGTCGTACAATCAATCAGGGAATTTTACTTTGCCCAGCAGCCTGTAAATATGGAAGGTTTTCTGAACTTTGAAGGAGATACATTGGTTGTTGTTTCAATGATTAGAGGAGTAACAGAAAGAGCTAAAACATCTACAGCACCAGTTAGACTTCTGGAGTTTGCCTACCGCGGTACCCATAACTCAGATTGGCCTTATACACAAATCCGCTTAGACGGTGTCAAGCACGGTGGACTTTTGAACTATCTTTTCGACTTTGATCTACGCCCTGCTGATGTCGCCGTGCAGACTGCTATTCTGAGAAGATTCAGCGAATTCGCTAAGAATGG AAATCCTAACCCGACGAATTACGTGAATTCTGGAATCACTTGGAACCCCTACACTGACAGCAGTCCCTTATCTCTCCGAATCAGTGGAGGCGATGTCATAACAGTGGGCAAGAGTTTCCAGGAAGAAGAGAGACTCAACATTCACCAGCAGAGAATGAATTTCTGGAACAAACTCTATTCTCAATACTATCACCCACCGCAATCAGCTTCTTCCGCCGTAAAGATATTAAGTGTTTCTTTGACTGTAGTCTTTTGTCTATTGTTTGTAAAACTCTTATAA